One genomic region from Anguilla rostrata isolate EN2019 chromosome 2, ASM1855537v3, whole genome shotgun sequence encodes:
- the LOC135248938 gene encoding erythropoietin receptor-like isoform X2 encodes MVSSPKVTEIWRPKTGFQSLPYPTVALLLNAEPADPKCFASGKYDLTCFWEGNVTPEEYTFKYTYQNEQSIDCAVRAQPVGGGKTRYFCKLSKVLHFFPLDLHVFRAGEQIFNRSILVDRVFLLDPPANLTMTRTGKPGQLKLTWLPPPLKYMDDSMMYEVNYFAAGSPMGKRELVKAQTETTLRGLQPGTRYEARVRVKFDGTIYDGYWSTWTPTVSMETPHRDTDPLILSLCLVISFILMVLCLSVLLSRRRFLLKKMWPLVPSPENKFPDLFTVYGGDFQAWLVHSTGGLGWRFYLEELFYLEEHPAPLEVLSEASIGSAVPACAAPSRALRTMGAEGEEEEGGGGRVDAGLPYSWKEKPQERWLFEQLRPLPCHPLPPFGCAPLESKDAYVILNQDSQRDVRQGPPDDVSEESVPLQVLFTSPGTPTSQSDLGSFRNSSGTNSRLSSQSSYEDSHNPWQPKVPGYAYLTIADSGIYMDYSPMSSGRTVGPGTGGIYANEYENEIPPHGLPHSGRPIHSEC; translated from the exons atGGTTTCTTCGCCCAAAGTGACCGAGATTTGGAGACCAAAG ACGGGTTTTCAAAGTCTCCCATATCCCACAGTGGCCCTGTTGCTGAATGCTGAGCCTGCAGACCCAAAATGCTTTGCCTCAGGGAAGTACGACCTAACCTGCTTTTGGGAGGGTAACGTCACTCCTGAAGAGTACACCTTTAAATACACATATCA AAATGAGCAGAGTATTGACTGTGCTGTGAGGGCCCAGCCAGTAGGTGGCGGAAAAACACGCTACTTCTGTAAGCTGTCCAaagttctgcatttttttcctctggatCTCCACGTGTTTCGGGCCGGAGAGCAGATCTTCAACCGAAGCATACTCGTTGACCGCGTGT TTCTGCTGGATCCTCCTGCCAATCTGACAATGACACGGACAGGGAAGCCAGGTCAGCTGAAGCTAACATGGCTGCCCCCTCCTCTCAAGTATATGGATGACAGCATGATGTATGAAGTCAACTACTTCGCCGCTGGCAGCCCGATGGGCAAG CGGGAATTGGTGAAGGCCCAGACGGAGACTACTCTGCGCGGCCTGCAACCGGGCACAAGGTACGAGGCACGGGTTCGAGTCAAATTCGACGGCACCATCTATGACGGGTACTGGAGCACCTGGACACCCAcggtctccatggagacgccTCACAGGG ACACAGACCCACTCATCCTGTCCCTGTGCCTGGTCATCTCCTTCATCCTAATggtgctgtgtctctctgtgctcctgtccCGTCGCAG GTTTCTGTTGAAGAAAATGTGGCCTCTTGTTCCAAGTCCTGAAAACAAGTTCCCAGATCTCTTCACGGTCTACGGAGGTGACTtccag GCTTGGCTGGTCCACAGCACCGGTGGCTTGGGGTGGAGGTTTTACCTGGAGGAACTGTTTTACCTGGAGGAACACCCGGCCCCGCTGGAGGTGCTGTCAGAGGCCAGTATTGGGTCGGCTGTCCCCGCCTGTGCCGCTCCCTCCAGGGCCTTGCGCACCATGGGCGCGGAAGgtgaagaagaggagggaggaggcgggagAGTGGATGCTGGGTTGCCGTACAGTTGGAAGGAGAAACCCCAGGAGCGGTGGCTGTTTGAGCAGCTGCGGCCCCTCCCCtgccaccctctccctcccttcggATGCGCCCCGCTGGAGTCCAAGGACGCCTACGTGATCCTGAACCAGGACTCCCAGCGTGACGTCCGGCAGGGTCCCCCGGACGACGTCTCGGAGGAATCTGTGCCACTGCAGGTCCTCTTCACCAGCCCCGGGACCCCCACGTCCCAGTCGGACCTGGGGTCTTTCAGAAACAGCTCTGGGACAAACAGCAGGCTGTCCTCTCAATCCAGCTATGAGGACTCCCACAACCCCTGGCAACCCAAGGTTCCCGGCTACGCTTACTTGACCATAGCGGACTCGGGCATCTACATGGACTACAGCCCAATGAGCTCGGGCAGGACAGTGGGGCCCGGGACGGGTGGCATCTACGCCAACGAGTACGAGAATGAAATCCCCCCTCACGGGTTGCCTCACTCTGGGCGACCCATTCACTCAGAGTGCTGA
- the LOC135248941 gene encoding ras-related protein Rab-3D-like translates to MASANDSRQQQQQQAQKDAADQNFDYMFKLLIIGNSSVGKTSFLFRYADDSFTSAFVSTVGIDFKVKTVYRNDKRVKLQIWDTAGQERYRTITTAYYRGAMGFLLMYDITNQDSFNAVQDWATQIKTYSWDNAQVILVANKCDLEDDRLVPTEEGQRLADELGFQFFEASAKDNINVKQVFERLVDVICEKMNESMDGEPSPLANHRAPTLQDTPPESQGGCSC, encoded by the exons ATGGCCTCCGCAAATGACtcccggcagcagcagcagcagcaggcccagaAGGACGCGGCGGACCAGAACTTCGACTACATGTTCAAGCTGCTGATCATCGGGAACAGCAGCGTGGGCAAGACCAGCTTCCTGTTCCGCTACGCCGACGACTCCTTCACCTCCGCCTTCGTCAGCACCGTGGGCATCGACTTCAAGGTCAAGACCGTCTACCGCAACGACAAGCGGGTCAAGCTGCAGATCTGG GACACAGCTGGGCAGGAGCGCTACAGGACCATCACCACAGCCTACTACAGAGGAGCCATGGGCTTCCTGCTCATGTATGACATCACCAACCAGGACTCATTCAATGCTGTGCAGGACTG GGCGACACAGATAAAGACGTACTCCTGGGACAACGCGCAGGTGATCCTGGTGGCGAATAAGTGTGATCTGGAGGATGACCGGCTCGTCCCCACTGAAGAGGGCCAGCGGCTGGCAGATGAGTTAG gttTCCAGTTCTTTGAGGCCAGTGCCAAAGACAACATTAATGTGAAGCAAGTGTTTGAGCGTCTGGTAGACGTCATCTGCGAGAAGATGAACGAGAGTATGGATGGGGAGCCCAGCCCCCTAGCCAATCACCGGGCTCCTACCCTGCAAGACACGCCCCCTGAGAGCCAGGGTGGCTGCTCCTGCTAA
- the LOC135248937 gene encoding tetraspanin-1-like, protein MDCFEFLKIMMFLFNGVIFLAGAAILGVGVWVKVDSSSLLAVLGKIESAPPELDQLLNVGYLLIAVGGVLLIMGFLGCCGAIKESRCMLLLFFVAVLVVFIAEVAGAIVVLVFKPLAENLVSQLGEKAVEAIKKHYGANPDITGPWNVTMDGLNCCGFYNYTDFDNSPFYNDSGMTYPKECCRNVTCNSANAVTSNIPGCLPRMIKLIDDNIVIIGAVALGIAALEIAAMAVSMSMYRQIGAK, encoded by the exons ATGGATTGCTTCGAGTTTCTAAAAATAATGATGTTCCTGTTCAACGGAGTCATCTTT CTGGCCGGTGCCGCTATTTTGggcgtgggggtgtgggtgaaGGTGGACAGCAGCTCCCTGCTGGCGGTCCTGGGCAAGATAGAGAGCGCCCCGCCGGAGCTGGACCAGCTGCTCAACGTGGGGTACCTGCTGATCGCCGTGGGCGGCGTGCTGCTGATCATGGGCTTCCTGGGCTGCTGCGGGGCCATCAAGGAGAGCCGGTGCATGCTGCTGCTG TTCTTTGTGGCGGTGCTGGTGGTATTCATTGCGGAAGTGGCGGGAGCCATTGTGGTCCTGGTCTTTAAACCTCTG GCAGAGAATCTGGTTAGCCAGTTGGGTGAAAAAGCTGTTGAAGCCATCAAAAAGCATTATGGAGCAAACCCTGACATCACTGGCCCTTGGAATGTCACCATGGATGGG TTGAATTGCTGTGGATTTTATAATTACACGGACTTCGATAATTCTCCCTTTTACAATGACAGTGGCATGACCTATCCAAAAGAATGCTGCAGAAACGTCACCTGTAATTCTGCAAACGCTGTTACATCG AACATCCCTGGCTGTTTACCTAGAATGATAAAACTAATAGATGACAACATAGTCATCATAGGAGCTGTGGCACTGGGAATAGCCGCTCTTGAG ATTGCAGCAATGGCCGTATCCATGTCAATGTACCGCCAAATAGGCGCCAAGTAG
- the LOC135248938 gene encoding erythropoietin receptor-like isoform X1 has product MSKVPQLYYCGLFIFFCFQNGFFAQSDRDLETKVALLLNAEPADPKCFASGKYDLTCFWEGNVTPEEYTFKYTYQNEQSIDCAVRAQPVGGGKTRYFCKLSKVLHFFPLDLHVFRAGEQIFNRSILVDRVFLLDPPANLTMTRTGKPGQLKLTWLPPPLKYMDDSMMYEVNYFAAGSPMGKRELVKAQTETTLRGLQPGTRYEARVRVKFDGTIYDGYWSTWTPTVSMETPHRDTDPLILSLCLVISFILMVLCLSVLLSRRRFLLKKMWPLVPSPENKFPDLFTVYGGDFQAWLVHSTGGLGWRFYLEELFYLEEHPAPLEVLSEASIGSAVPACAAPSRALRTMGAEGEEEEGGGGRVDAGLPYSWKEKPQERWLFEQLRPLPCHPLPPFGCAPLESKDAYVILNQDSQRDVRQGPPDDVSEESVPLQVLFTSPGTPTSQSDLGSFRNSSGTNSRLSSQSSYEDSHNPWQPKVPGYAYLTIADSGIYMDYSPMSSGRTVGPGTGGIYANEYENEIPPHGLPHSGRPIHSEC; this is encoded by the exons ATGAGTAAAGTTCCACAATTATATTACTgtggtttatttatatttttttgctttcaaaatGGTTTCTTCGCCCAAAGTGACCGAGATTTGGAGACCAAAG TGGCCCTGTTGCTGAATGCTGAGCCTGCAGACCCAAAATGCTTTGCCTCAGGGAAGTACGACCTAACCTGCTTTTGGGAGGGTAACGTCACTCCTGAAGAGTACACCTTTAAATACACATATCA AAATGAGCAGAGTATTGACTGTGCTGTGAGGGCCCAGCCAGTAGGTGGCGGAAAAACACGCTACTTCTGTAAGCTGTCCAaagttctgcatttttttcctctggatCTCCACGTGTTTCGGGCCGGAGAGCAGATCTTCAACCGAAGCATACTCGTTGACCGCGTGT TTCTGCTGGATCCTCCTGCCAATCTGACAATGACACGGACAGGGAAGCCAGGTCAGCTGAAGCTAACATGGCTGCCCCCTCCTCTCAAGTATATGGATGACAGCATGATGTATGAAGTCAACTACTTCGCCGCTGGCAGCCCGATGGGCAAG CGGGAATTGGTGAAGGCCCAGACGGAGACTACTCTGCGCGGCCTGCAACCGGGCACAAGGTACGAGGCACGGGTTCGAGTCAAATTCGACGGCACCATCTATGACGGGTACTGGAGCACCTGGACACCCAcggtctccatggagacgccTCACAGGG ACACAGACCCACTCATCCTGTCCCTGTGCCTGGTCATCTCCTTCATCCTAATggtgctgtgtctctctgtgctcctgtccCGTCGCAG GTTTCTGTTGAAGAAAATGTGGCCTCTTGTTCCAAGTCCTGAAAACAAGTTCCCAGATCTCTTCACGGTCTACGGAGGTGACTtccag GCTTGGCTGGTCCACAGCACCGGTGGCTTGGGGTGGAGGTTTTACCTGGAGGAACTGTTTTACCTGGAGGAACACCCGGCCCCGCTGGAGGTGCTGTCAGAGGCCAGTATTGGGTCGGCTGTCCCCGCCTGTGCCGCTCCCTCCAGGGCCTTGCGCACCATGGGCGCGGAAGgtgaagaagaggagggaggaggcgggagAGTGGATGCTGGGTTGCCGTACAGTTGGAAGGAGAAACCCCAGGAGCGGTGGCTGTTTGAGCAGCTGCGGCCCCTCCCCtgccaccctctccctcccttcggATGCGCCCCGCTGGAGTCCAAGGACGCCTACGTGATCCTGAACCAGGACTCCCAGCGTGACGTCCGGCAGGGTCCCCCGGACGACGTCTCGGAGGAATCTGTGCCACTGCAGGTCCTCTTCACCAGCCCCGGGACCCCCACGTCCCAGTCGGACCTGGGGTCTTTCAGAAACAGCTCTGGGACAAACAGCAGGCTGTCCTCTCAATCCAGCTATGAGGACTCCCACAACCCCTGGCAACCCAAGGTTCCCGGCTACGCTTACTTGACCATAGCGGACTCGGGCATCTACATGGACTACAGCCCAATGAGCTCGGGCAGGACAGTGGGGCCCGGGACGGGTGGCATCTACGCCAACGAGTACGAGAATGAAATCCCCCCTCACGGGTTGCCTCACTCTGGGCGACCCATTCACTCAGAGTGCTGA